One Ostrea edulis chromosome 6, xbOstEdul1.1, whole genome shotgun sequence genomic window, AAGTAGTAAatcgaaagtgaaagtaaacgagactttccgaccctattacggagatcctatggaattgtagccctatcctgAAAACggcagaataaaaaaaattggatagggctacattattgcagctagtttGTGCAGGAATTCTAAAAGCTATAGAATTTTGATGCGTAAACAAACGAATCTGCTGTCCGACAAATCGGACCTTCAATGCtatagaaagtttttatttagacgacaccaacagaatcactaagatcaaaatgaaaagaatttatagaaCATGCATTGATATAACTAAAACTATTGCCGATATATCGAAAGTATAACGTTAATTAGGGCAAGTAAATGTATGAATGATTTATGAGCGAATGACTTCATATACGTCGTGGCTTAGTGGTAGAGAGCCCGTCCTTGAATCGGGAGATCCGGGTTCAATTCCTACCcgtgtcaatttttttttttttaaaatcatactgttaactacatttttctttgcgttattgaaaaattaatttctttcaagacactgaagaagaaattatacctgaatacaaataaaaatcaataggcctatgcaatcacagaacaccaagaaaatatgcaaggattacagattacatttttttaaattcattgaaaaaaaacaaccaaaatactttattttcggacttgattttatttcaaagtatgaaccagcaaaagataatggaaaggaaagtttttccaatgcatctaatgtacagaagaaaagtcagaaaaaatgtgaatccatTAGCTATTCGTCATTTCCTACAGAGTAAGAACTTTCTTGTTGAAACCACCACATGCTATATTGTGTAGCAAGTGTAGACATGTGTGTCAGTAAATTCACATCCAACAAAATTGTCACCACCAATCTCGGCCACTTCCTGAGACAAAGTCTCTTGACAGAACCAggcctggggtaatggtaattaaatgacagccagtttcaatgtaatgggggtgtaatggaccatttttgcattacaagtaatggtaatgtaatgcatactgtactgcacattatttttcattacatttacactacttcaaatatttgatgatattttgaagatttagaataattcattatattagtgattgactgaagcatttgaaacattgatgacaatcaaatgcaatgaataacttaatagatatgtttcctaacattgctgaatattttgtgtacttatattaaaaatcataatacagaaataatttttctgccatttctttaatatctgacagtatgttatgtaaatgtgtaatgtaaattcactctcaagtaatgtaatacattatatttcaaaataggagtaatggtaatgtgaaattttctaggtaatgtaaggcgttacattgctatgtaattgacctcaagcctggatagaacaccttctcatgcatatatgcaagtgccttggaccccaacttgtcatttcctcttttacaagattttcagcatttcttcatagagatcataattccaactgcaaggtgtccaagatgatgaattcagacctgaccagtgtttttgacaatttgttaACTTTTGACTCTACACTTTTTATCAGGACAACCATTCTTGAACTCATTCAAAAAgtacatttattatgacattcataattcaacatgcagattttcatttgaatcatcaaatataaattcttccaattaataacaccccacccccccccccccccccccccccccccataaaaaaccactttaaaaacctccacaggtatatttcaaatgacatagaACCATGGTATCAGGATGTCTCTGGAAGTGCCATGGGTTAATAAGGGTTAAACTTCAGAGTCGACATGTTTCTTCCAAGCAATATAGTCTTGTTTGGATCCAGTTTTTCCAGTTCTGATATAACTGCCTGatactgtacaatgtaggtgtcaatctggtccccctattgtgggaatctgtttccacataactgctgtataatctggtaccttgcTATTGGCAGGCACAAGGAAGCTATTCCTGCAGTGATGTCCAACACTTATCTGCATGTGTCACTGATGCCACTATCATTGATGAATCTGATGGCAGTGATGATAGCATTATTGAGGAGTAGGAATATGGATTCTTGTCAATCTGATTCATGTCACCCTTGCCCCATAAATTTttgctgtacatattatatcatcctgaaattcaaattactccagtattatatcattatcaaaactatatcataaatgaaaggtgaagataacaaacagtgatcaatctcataactcctacaagcaatacaaaatagataattgggcaaacacggacccctgtattataatattcatataaaagttgtactttcatgccctcatgtattttcattgatatagaattcagaaaaattacatttatgtattcggtgggagattgacatgtctccaactaaacaatagaggacagtttagctacatgtacatttctgcataaataataatatacacaaacatttcatttgaatttgattccccatctaataatttttgttgtagctaatgttgatatattatcttacttcacaattatcagcaaattcacaaaatatttttatctttcatactctttcttgtggtagatgtatggaaaaaattaatattcaataatataaaggagATTTAAGCTAACAAAAAATTATGCTTATATCATGGTAGTACTcatgaaattcaacattctctGAGTGATTCTATGTCTAATCCCAATGCAGGCATGTAAGTTGTAAGcgtaattgttgaaattaagtttgacatgtttacaatttatcttgaaataaggcatatttaaattataaaaccaaactgttcttatgattttcctggcttaatggtgcttttaagtatttaaaaattattgaatgtaaaaatcattctgacttttctaatccatgtttccgtgtaaggccaaaaaaatatatatatatgttaattggtttccactttcccgaaCTACCCTAATCAAAAATTTCTGTtgaccctaacacatttttttctattctcacagattttgcaaatgtcatcactacaacaagaatatatttattgacttatgaagttatttattatgcactaataccagacagattccaaaacacagaaacagtttttgtttacagtaaattgaagaaatgtatcgattcatcatataacttttatttgattactaaataatcactaagttaagtttaaacatagtagaatactagaataccaaatcattcgaaaattattcaacctataaCCCCCCACAGGCCTACATGTTACCCCAGAGACATATAccattatggaaatatacatctatatacaattatatgtctctttaacctatacaaatactttttagaccatacaatgatacatggaaagttcaaagtgtaaagtgagtcaaacatcatgtaagaaaattcaaatagacccGAGAAGGTCATGCACTCGGAATTGAAAATGCCATGATCGTGAAACAGCTGATTTTTCTGATCAgctgatatacatacaattttaaatcttaacaatatataattataatagataaacaataaatatatgttgacaacagttaacagatttgttgtgggatttccaacagcccAATGCGTGAATATTATGAGTTTATGTCAACACACCACAGGCGCACCATACTATACGTTCCATgcgacttgtttattatttttaagagcaattggtacacctatttggttatacagtttaacgagtagaggtgaagtatattcatatttctaaaacttacgTTGAAATGCGATGAGTACATCCTCTGCAACTTCCACGAAAAGCGCAAACATGCTAACGTATAACGGCGAGGCGTGTGAAAATGGCCGAATGAAGgattgaaaaatatggtgtgccattcgggctataagtaaaataacctTCTTGCGTATTTgggaaagaaaatttcttttttaagatcttattatatattaaaccacTCATTgcataatcatgttttacaatacgttaCCACTTCTAATATATATAGCGACGTTGTATGACGCAATCTTAAAAAATAGcgcaaattataggatttatactagtaatgtaaacCTAAAAATTGTGTTCTTTCACCAACTTTACATATAAAAACCAGTACATTACAGGAAAAGAACATGTTagagaatatttctaacaaaaaattattcactttggacgttaggccgaattttgataaacatggtctTCGTCCTTTACTTGTACATTGGTAACTACAGTTTATCTGATTCGAacacttaattcaatttcaTGCAAATTTAATTACCAGATACATTACACAACCCAAATTCAAACTGGCTAAATGTAGCACTGGATCCTCGAAAGTACTACCTCCTGCAGGCCTTTTTGATTGTAGGTCATACTTGTGATACAGCAATTAAATAACATACACATGgagatttataaatatagatgtcatttacaacactttttaaattttataataccTCTCTGTTCAAGCCACATTTCTGGAGAATTAAGCCTAGTATGTATTGCAACTGGTTAATGGTCTGTGATCTTCCATACAAAAGTACAGCAAGGGATGTAAGCATCTGTGGTAGGTTTTTCTTCTTTTGCAAGCCAACAACACTGCTAAATACTGAATACAGATATGGTGCCTTTAGTTGGAGCTGCTGACTTGTACATTTCCAGTCAAATTTTATAAGTTTTTCATTGTTGGATGCATGTCCTTTGAATATTTCACTATccttttttgaaatatgttttatttcatttagtaTCACATTTTTAACAATGTCAAACATTTCCTTCttgtaattttcattcaaacttaaaTTCTTCAGCACTGCTCGAGGTGAGGCATTATTCAGCAATGACTTTAAAGCTGCCTGCTCGTGTTCTTCTTTGATAATCTTTAATCTTTCAACACCACTGTACTTCACTACTATCTGTATAAAGATGTAAATGttcatttataagaaaatcCATTCAAAGTAAAATAAGTTCAGGGGCGCCAGTCGtcgccccaataattttgccccccccccccccaataaaaagataataaaaataaatatataaaaacaaaattaaaaactttgtaATGGTGATATTTACTCATTGGAGTGGTGAGTATAAGGGCGACCTGTGGTCAATGGAGCGACAAGTGTGAAAGCTATTGTTTACACAGATGCAAAagggaatgtacatgtatgtctgtatacctgtacaggtgggtgtaaacaataaaaggGGCTTCAATGCTGTAAGAACAGGTTTGCTacaaattgttcattttctGATTAATTGGTAGATCGATGTTTGGAAGCTTTAATGATTCTGGGTTGTAAGtcattaaaaattatcaaaaaatattagAACTAAGAAGCATACATATAAATTAAAggaaaatactgaaaattagTTAAATTCAACGTCTAAAACAACTTGTTGAGATTTTTTCTACCTTTGTCACACATATTCCtgcatttcaattttaaaacaatagaaGGATTAACAAGTATTGATAAACTTGTTTATCTTAATTTCTTAAGTGTTGCGTTCTTTCAATTCAACCCTTCTTGGTTTAAACGTTCCATACCTATGGTTACATTATGacgaaatatcaaaatattacattttatctaCTCTAGGATATTTTAAACAGACATGACAGAAACAAATcttatgtattacatgtattgaaatcatTGCACGGTTCAAATACATTACGCTAAACATGATATTTGTGaaagtattttttaaatcttcatttTCACCCCTCTTATTTTCAGACAAAAGATCATGGAACATTAAagaaatacccccccccccccaaatgatatttttaaaaaataattacctTCACGTCAAATTCCTCAGACTGGTCTTTCGTTTGAGTACACTCATCAATCTTTTTATCATCGTGGCACTTTACAGGTTCAACTCTTCTTTTGCTTGAAGAACTAGGACTTAAAAACAAACCCttttttacttttgattttgGAGTTGGGGTGAGTTTTAATGAACTTAACACTCGTTTTGTCCCTTTAGGCGTTGACAGTTTGTCTTTAAGACTTCGAACACCTGTCATATCTTTCAACGTGGATAACAGCTTATCTCGTTCGTCTTTTATGCTAATTAATTTAGTTTTCAGATCGTTGTTGAGCTTTTGAACGCGGTTGAGCTTGTTGGCACAGGAATTACATGCAAATCCTTTTATGCTTGGAACGTACATAAGTTTGTACACATCCTTGTACTGTTCCTGACTCGTGGCTGACGATAGAGACCTGTATGATCGGTCAGTGATGGTCTTTTGGCAAAGCACGCAATATTTTACAGGCGCGGCCATATTTGCTGTGGTAGCAGTTAAgtaatgctacctttaaaaacagaagagttccgttattataacgattactttgattggacaatatttttagatattattcatgagaacgagcgaataggtatgaatggacccacgggtgatggagagaggaacgaagcgtaatcaaccgtgggtttccgacgatgggtatcacaccggtaattattttcactatatattactatagagaggaaaaaatcattaaaaatcagtttacaaaattgatgccgaataacgcagtcagacacgttctattttacctatctcgtctgccgacaccagaaaaacaacaccctacgcggcattttcgaaaaaaaattacccgcaaacaagactaccctcaaatccacgtgtttttcacatgtgtgtaaacagccggagtgcacctcaggaagtagcctcagctaccaacagcaaatagttcctttgtatacacttgattatttctacaaattacacaaaatttcctaatcaggggtacaaaaattaagagaaaagaagaagaggaaatgagaaaaatcgcgcaaggaaaaaaatatttctttaaatatatggaactacaattgactaagttcattttgattggacaattaccggtgtgataccttgaagacaactaaatcttcatcaaaaaatgtcaaatttgcacagcaggtgctcgtttcattcatcaatagtataccccatgcacacagcgatcggagcaagataactgacgtaactggtgatttacttcccctggggactatcgtgatttctgcctgtttcatcagtgaaatatgaggcgcgtgtggtactttttaaattgaaataactttgtataaaatcaagatatttccgcaaaaatggtttcattggaaagaagaatgatgacatttgctatttcaatcacttattaatcctaaatttatttatacatttttttaaattgctaattatttcaaatttcatatgagtgagatctttggttttgtgaaaatattcaattttcggtactataatggaatctgcat contains:
- the LOC125650365 gene encoding uncharacterized protein LOC125650365 isoform X2, whose translation is MAAPVKYCVLCQKTITDRSYRSLSSATSQEQYKDVYKLMYVPSIKGFACNSCANKLNRVQKLNNDLKTKLISIKDERDKLLSTLKDMTGVRSLKDKLSTPKGTKRVLSSLKLTPTPKSKVKKGLFLSPSSSSKRRVEPVKCHDDKKIDECTQTKDQSEEFDVKIVVKYSGVERLKIIKEEHEQAALKSLLNNASPRAVLKNLSLNENYKKEMFDIVKNVILNEIKHISKKDSEIFKGHASNNEKLIKFDWKCTSQQLQLKAPYLYSVFSSVVGLQKKKNLPQMLTSLAVLLYGRSQTINQLQYILGLILQKCGLNREGMNIIHDLGITISPTSLHKKTKELVKQQENRLHSMMTSYVEEIESRHEMGNETAAEEQMDAEEVTCNKKLRPIEILGNLSALLQREKQCR
- the LOC125650365 gene encoding uncharacterized protein LOC125650365 isoform X1; the encoded protein is MAAPVKYCVLCQKTITDRSYRSLSSATSQEQYKDVYKLMYVPSIKGFACNSCANKLNRVQKLNNDLKTKLISIKDERDKLLSTLKDMTGVRSLKDKLSTPKGTKRVLSSLKLTPTPKSKVKKGLFLSPSSSSKRRVEPVKCHDDKKIDECTQTKDQSEEFDVKIVVKYSGVERLKIIKEEHEQAALKSLLNNASPRAVLKNLSLNENYKKEMFDIVKNVILNEIKHISKKDSEIFKGHASNNEKLIKFDWKCTSQQLQLKAPYLYSVFSSVVGLQKKKNLPQMLTSLAVLLYGRSQTINQLQYILGLILQKCGLNREGMNIIHDLGITISPTSLHKKTKELVKQQENRLHSMMTSYVEEIESRHEMGNETAAEEQMDAEEVTCNKKLRPIEILGDNLDITITPSKMSLQNQKKSLHWFLVLVKEKQITFDESKVPFDPPVDFPTLNAVNWIPSSEQLNSLMSNFKFHVANVLMHYVPFLQLHITNFPKYIEHMYMDQMRKKSVFLNCDLVDASENSSQGMIEILQRVHQLAVPHVRENPEKNVLEKVVFGGDVLTNERAFSAQEAMQNSPSEYESLLGVIHRPEGLHREMNFLLV